GTTTCTTGCGTTCGTTGTACGACGTGACCGGTAACGGAGCGAACGCGATCCCGTGCGGCTTAAGCACCAGATGTTGCGAAGCGAACTGTGCCGCCCCGAGATACTTGTTGAGCAAGCTGGGCGTCATCCCGAGTGCTTCGCCCGTGTTATCGAACCCCTCGCCGCCGGCCGGATCGGCGGGAAATTCCGCAGTGGCTCGGATCGCCACGCCGGTCAGATCGCGGAGTGAGAGTTCGTATTCCGTGTTCGAGAGCCGACGCGGCAGGACGATGCCCGGGTCGCCCGCATGCTTCTTCGCTTCGGCGATCAGAATCGTCTCGATCGCCGCGACGACCGCGTTCCGTTCTTCGAGCGTCGGCTGCGGCTCGTCCTCGGGAGGCATTTCGCCGCCGCGAATGAACTCGACGACACTGTTCCAGCGGCGGAAATCGCTCGTCACATCGCGGTCGCGACCGTACCGCGTGAGGTCCAGTTCGCCCTTGGCTTGCTGCTTGCTATGGCAGTTGTGGCAATATTTCTTCGCGAACGGAGCGACCCGTTCCTGAAATAAATCGGCCGCTGTCGCTCGCGGCGCGAAACACACGGCGAGGCCGGCTAGCCAGACGATTGCTGGAAACGCATTCCAATTTAGTTGTCGCTGCTTCACGATTTGACTCACGTTGGATTCTTTCAAAACAACTCGGTAATCCGCTGGCCGTCGAGGAGCACCTTGGCCACCTCGGGAGGCACGCGGTTGGGCGAGATGCGAACTACTGGGTCGTAACCGAGCGACGTTTCATAACTCAATCCCGGTGACGGCGGAGCCGAAGGGAGTGGGCTCCGCTTCACCCAGGTGTTTGCATCTTGGGGTAGATAGGCCCCTTCTGCTGCCAGAGACAACGACGCACACCCGAGGACGAACACGAATGAATATTGACAGGAAGGCGACGGCAACATGGTCGGTGTGTTTCCTGTTTTTAAGGAACGTCTCATAGCCTGGTGTACCAACGAATCGGCGGTGATCGCTAGGCCTTGTAGACGACCACCTGGCCGGACATGTCCGCCGCGGCGAGCCATTGCCGGTCGGCTGACAGACTGAAGGCGTGCCAGATGTCCTTGAATTGCCCGCCGCGCGGCTTGCCCACTTCGGCCAACTGTGTGCCGTCGGCCACATTCCAGACGCGGACCAGCGTGTCTCGTCCGCACGAGAATATGTAGCGACCGTCGGGCGAAAACCGGACGTCATGCACGCCCCCCGGCGCATGACCAGGGAATTCGCGAACCGGCTTGCCGCCCTCGCTTTCGATCAGAAAGAGTTTGCCGTTGCTGGTCTCGTTGCCTTGCGCCAATACCAGCAGTTGGCCGTCGGGCGAGAACGCCGCTCCGCCGATATACACTTTGTACTGCGCCGACAGATCGTGTTTGACTTCACCCTTCTCCACATCCCAGAGCTTCACCCCGCGATGATGATCGGCCGGCGTGAAGACGAGCGGGAAACGCTCTGCGACCAAGGCCAGGCCGGCATCGGGCGAAATCGCCAGTCCAAAAACCCACCCCTTAACCTTCCAGCGGCGCAGTTCATTGGCGGTAGCACGATCCCACACGATCACTTGCCCCGCGTCGTCGCCGCTGAGCAGCGTGTTGCCATCGGAACTCAAGCTGAGTCCGACGATCCACTCCTGATGGGCAGTTAATACTTGCTGCGCTGTTTGCGTTTCGACGGTCAAGCCGGGTGCCGGTGGCGGGGCTTTGTCTCCCAGTTTCTTCGCAGCCGCGGCCCGGTCTTTGGAATCGAGAATGATCTCCGCAGTGCCCGAGGCGGGTTCGTCCACATTCCAATAGCGAATGGTGTGATCGTAGCTGGACGAAATCAGTGTTTTGCCATCCGGAGTCGCCAGCAGTCGAGTGACCTCGTTGGTGTGGCCACCCAAGCAACGCACGGGAACCGGTGGTTCGCCTCCCGGAGCTTCTGGCAGATCCCAGACAAGGATTTGACCGCGACGATTTCCCGCGGCCAGTTTTCTGCCGCCGCCAATAAATGCAATAGCCGTAACCCAATCCGTTTGCCAGGGCAACGTCCAGGCGAGAGTCGCTTTGTCGAAGGTCGGTGTTTCGCTCATGGTTATACCAACACCTCTCGAATAACCTTCGAGTGATCCGGGGCAACAGGGATCGGTCGAGGACCGACAAAATGCTGGGTATCGGGTTTGATTCCGAGTGCGGTGTAGATCGTGGCGAACAGATCCCCTTCACTTACCGGGTTGTCTTGGACGCCGACGCCGTTCGGGTTCGTCGCCCCATAGACCGTTCCACCCCGCACGCAGCCCCCCGCGAGGACGATCGTCCAGCCGTTGATGTAATGATCGCGTCCAATGCGATTGTTCACCGACGGCGTGCGGCCGACTTCGCCCATCCAGATGACGAGGGTGTCATCCCATAAACCCCGTTCTTGCAAGTCGATCATCAAGCCGGCCCAGGCCGGATCGAGCACGCCCAGAGACGCCTTGTGAACGGTGAAGTTGTCGGCATGGCTGTCGTAGTTTTCCTGACCGATCTCAACGAACGGCACGCCGGCTTCGATCAGACGCCTGGCCATCAAGCAGCCTTTGCCGAATTCCGTGTCGCCATACAGTTCCTTGTACTTCGACCACTCCTCCGAACTATCGAAGACTCCCTTGGCCTTCAAGAGTCGCCAGGATTTCTCCTTGGCGAGCCGATGTGCTTCGAACGGATCAGCCTGATGGTTGGTGCGGAACTCCCCTTCCATGAAACGGAGCAATTCATTGCGGCGGACTTCGTTTTCCGGCTTCAAGTAGCTTTGCGTGAAACTGGGCAAACGACCGTCACTACTGACTCCGAAGGGCTGGTACTGCGGACCGAGGAAGCCCGCGCCGCCGTTGCCAGTTGAACCGGTGCGGATGAATGTCGGCAAATCGGAATCCGGGTTGCCATGGTACTTGGCGATCACCGCGCCCAATTCAGGATGATTGATGCTGGCCTCGAGTTTGTGGCCAATGTGCATCGAGCGGATGCCGTCTGGATGATCGGGCTGCGTCGTCTTCATCGACCGGATGATGGCCAGCTTATCGGCCTGCTGCGCGACTTTCGGTAAGTATTCACAGACTTCCAGGCCCGAAACTTTAGTCTTGATGGGGCGGAACGGGCCGCCGTTATCGGTGCCTGGCTTCATATCGAACGTGTCGATCTGGCTGGCGCCGCCGTTCATCCACAGCAGGATGCAACGCCTGGCCGTCCGCTTGAGTTCTGCGGCAATTGTCTGCGAGTGGAAAAGACTCCCGAAATTGCACAGCGCGGCGCCGCCAGCGGTGACGGCGGTCCCTTTCAGCAGCGCGCGGCGCGAGATGTGTTCCGCCGGCTTACAGAGTGGATTCGATTTCATGTTTATCTCGGTGAATGTCAAATCGGGTGGATCGTGACGGCGTTCTGCGGATCAATGATTGAAGCGAAACTCCGAAGTGTTCAGTAACACCCAAATGGCTTCTTCCACGGCGGGCGCTGAAGCTTTCTCGGCGGACAGATATTCGACGAACTTCTTCCGCTCCACCTCCAATGGTCGACGCGACAGGATCGCGAGGAACAAATGATCGACTCGTTCCTCCCAGGGAGCCGTCGAGTTGTTCAGGCTATCGGCGAGGTTCCCTTTTTTCATCTGGATCAGCGACTGTCGCAGCGTGCCACTGTTGTTAAAGAACAGGTGCTCGTTCAGGTTGGGCTGGAATTCTCCCCGGCCATTGAACGGCTCGCCGAACGACGAAAGAAAATAGTTTCGCTCCGGCAGCGCGGTCGTTTCTGGTTTGGCGCCGGCAGCGCGAACGGATTCGTCAAAGTTCGTCGCTTGCCTGATGGCGGCCATGATTTCTTCCGCAGTGAGCGGACGAACGCGCGCGCGTTCATACCATTTCGGCAGAGCGTCGGTTCCTGAGCCTGCCGACGACAGTTGATAAGCCTGCGTATGTACCAGTTCGCGAATCAGCCATTTCAGATCGTATTGGTGCGCTACCAGCTCTTTCTGCAGCGTTTGAAAAACCCCCGGCAAGCTGGCGACATGGCTCTCACGTAAATCGTCTACAGGATCGATGATTCCGCGCCCCAAGAACTGCGCCCAGACGCGATTGACGATGGCTTTCGTAAAGTACGGATTTTCGGGACGAGTCGCCCAATCGACAAACTTCTCGCGGCGCGAAAACAATGGCTTGGGTGGGTCCTTGACCCCTTTGAGATCGGGTTCCTTGAATCCTTCCGGCAGATGCGGCTCCTGCAAATCCTCGCCGCCCAGGAAACGCGGCGCGACCGGCTCCCCCTTCTGTCCTGGTGTTTGCTTGGCAGCGGGCCCGGTGAACAACACCTCTCCGCTGCTCTTCTCGGCGAGGATGTAATGTCGTTTGCCATCTTCTTTCGCGTCGATGAACGTCAATCGGGCAAAGAATCCGGCAACGCCGTAGAAATCGGTTTGTGTCCATTTGTCAAACGGGTGGTCGTGACAACGGGCACAGTGAATCTGAGTGCCGAGGAACAACCGGCTCACTGCTTCCGCGGCATCCTCCGGCCGCGAGCGAAACTGGGCGAAGAACATGGCTGGACCTTCATACGTCCCGCCTTGGGCCAGCAACAAGTCGCGAGCCCAGCGATCGTAGGGTTCGTTCGTCGCGAACTTCCCCTTCAGCCATTTTTGAAAACCTTCGCGCCGGCTCGTCAATTCCTGATCAGCAGGGCGGCGACCAAAGAACAGCAGGTCCCAGTGATTGGCCTGCTGTTCAGCAAAACGAGGATCGTCCAACAGCTTGTCGATCAACTTGCTCCGTTTGTCCGTCGCGGTGTCATCCAAGAACACGGCTGCTTCGTCGGCAGTCGGGATCACGCCGACCAAATCCAGATACACACGACGGAGAAACTCGGCATCAGTGGCGGGGTCGGCCGGTGTAAACTTCTCACGCATCCAAGCTGCGGAGATTTCGGAGTCGATTACCGTCCGCAGCAGCTTTTCCTGAGCTGCCAATTGCACGGCGCAAAGCGCCACAGCCATGATCGTAGGCAGGATTAGCCATCGAGTCGGCGCTTGAGTTATCATTGCGATGGCTACCTACTGCCTTCTTCTCAACGGGAATCCGGGGTTCATCGTAGCCGTCGAAATACCTTCGATCAACAAGCATTGATACGATTTGAGAGGTGCTGCTGATTGTCGAGTATCGGTGTGGCGTAGCGAACTGGCGGCCGTAGTCCTTCGCCAGGAATATGATTGGGCAGTGCTCGGCTAATTGTGGGCGTCAGTGCCTGGCGGGTCTCTCCGCCAGGTATTCGCGGACCGAAGCGGCGAGATT
Above is a window of Anatilimnocola aggregata DNA encoding:
- a CDS encoding WD40 repeat domain-containing protein, which codes for MSETPTFDKATLAWTLPWQTDWVTAIAFIGGGRKLAAGNRRGQILVWDLPEAPGGEPPVPVRCLGGHTNEVTRLLATPDGKTLISSSYDHTIRYWNVDEPASGTAEIILDSKDRAAAAKKLGDKAPPPAPGLTVETQTAQQVLTAHQEWIVGLSLSSDGNTLLSGDDAGQVIVWDRATANELRRWKVKGWVFGLAISPDAGLALVAERFPLVFTPADHHRGVKLWDVEKGEVKHDLSAQYKVYIGGAAFSPDGQLLVLAQGNETSNGKLFLIESEGGKPVREFPGHAPGGVHDVRFSPDGRYIFSCGRDTLVRVWNVADGTQLAEVGKPRGGQFKDIWHAFSLSADRQWLAAADMSGQVVVYKA
- a CDS encoding DUF1501 domain-containing protein, whose amino-acid sequence is MKSNPLCKPAEHISRRALLKGTAVTAGGAALCNFGSLFHSQTIAAELKRTARRCILLWMNGGASQIDTFDMKPGTDNGGPFRPIKTKVSGLEVCEYLPKVAQQADKLAIIRSMKTTQPDHPDGIRSMHIGHKLEASINHPELGAVIAKYHGNPDSDLPTFIRTGSTGNGGAGFLGPQYQPFGVSSDGRLPSFTQSYLKPENEVRRNELLRFMEGEFRTNHQADPFEAHRLAKEKSWRLLKAKGVFDSSEEWSKYKELYGDTEFGKGCLMARRLIEAGVPFVEIGQENYDSHADNFTVHKASLGVLDPAWAGLMIDLQERGLWDDTLVIWMGEVGRTPSVNNRIGRDHYINGWTIVLAGGCVRGGTVYGATNPNGVGVQDNPVSEGDLFATIYTALGIKPDTQHFVGPRPIPVAPDHSKVIREVLV
- a CDS encoding DUF1549 domain-containing protein, which produces MITQAPTRWLILPTIMAVALCAVQLAAQEKLLRTVIDSEISAAWMREKFTPADPATDAEFLRRVYLDLVGVIPTADEAAVFLDDTATDKRSKLIDKLLDDPRFAEQQANHWDLLFFGRRPADQELTSRREGFQKWLKGKFATNEPYDRWARDLLLAQGGTYEGPAMFFAQFRSRPEDAAEAVSRLFLGTQIHCARCHDHPFDKWTQTDFYGVAGFFARLTFIDAKEDGKRHYILAEKSSGEVLFTGPAAKQTPGQKGEPVAPRFLGGEDLQEPHLPEGFKEPDLKGVKDPPKPLFSRREKFVDWATRPENPYFTKAIVNRVWAQFLGRGIIDPVDDLRESHVASLPGVFQTLQKELVAHQYDLKWLIRELVHTQAYQLSSAGSGTDALPKWYERARVRPLTAEEIMAAIRQATNFDESVRAAGAKPETTALPERNYFLSSFGEPFNGRGEFQPNLNEHLFFNNSGTLRQSLIQMKKGNLADSLNNSTAPWEERVDHLFLAILSRRPLEVERKKFVEYLSAEKASAPAVEEAIWVLLNTSEFRFNH